CGTATTGACCGGGCCGCCGATATTTTTGGCAGGGCTCCATTCTCCATTTTTTTGAAGGGAAGTGTACCAAACGTCCCGCCCGCCAAGGCCCCCTTTTCGGTCAGATATAAAATATAAGGTACGCCCGTCGGGTGATAACGTAGGTTGTGATTCCCAAAAGGGGGTATTTACATTGATTCCTATATTTTTGGGCGTATCCCAATCTTTGCCGTTTTTACGGCTGATGTACAAATCACAACTACCGTAGCCATCCCGACGATTACAGGCCGTGAACACCAGCGTTCGGCCGTCGGCCGATAACGTTCCGGTACCTTCATTTTCGGCCGTATTTATTTTATCTGAAATCGAAGTCGGGGTTGTCCAATGTCCGTCTTTAAAATGAGTAACGTAAAGATCTTCATCATTTTCGGGTCGTAAGGCCGTAAACAGTAAGGTTTCTCCGTCGGCGGTCAGGGCGGGAAAGTACTGAAGAATGAATTGGTTGACGGTGTCAGATAATTCTTCCGGAGTGATAACCAGCGGATTTTCAATGGCCTTTGCGCCAAATGTACAGGTAAGCAGTTGACGCTGTGCGCGCTTTTGTGCCAGGCTGTTCGGTCGGAGAAACGGAATATAATGCTCCAAATCCCTTTTTGCCTGTGCATAATCTCCGGCGCGCAAATGGTACTCAATGAGTTTTTGGTACGCAGCTACAAATTGGGGAGCATCGGGTTGGAGAGTAACCGCCTTTCGATACGATTGCAGTGCCAGATCAGGCTGCGTAAACACTTCATACAGTTGCGCTTTTCGATAATGCGCTTCGGCAAAAGCGGAATCATATTTCAGGCTTTCGTCGGTCCAGCGATTGGCCTGTTCGTAATTTTTCTCATTGAAAAACTTGGTACTTCGTTCAAAAGCCTCCATCGCTTTTTTATTGCCCGAAGCATTGGGGAGAAAGG
Above is a window of Runella slithyformis DSM 19594 DNA encoding:
- a CDS encoding OmpA family protein, with product MAQSPQSFLPNASGNKKAMEAFERSTKFFNEKNYEQANRWTDESLKYDSAFAEAHYRKAQLYEVFTQPDLALQSYRKAVTLQPDAPQFVAAYQKLIEYHLRAGDYAQAKRDLEHYIPFLRPNSLAQKRAQRQLLTCTFGAKAIENPLVITPEELSDTVNQFILQYFPALTADGETLLFTALRPENDEDLYVTHFKDGHWTTPTSISDKINTAENEGTGTLSADGRTLVFTACNRRDGYGSCDLYISRKNGKDWDTPKNIGINVNTPFWESQPTLSPDGRTLYFISDRKGGLGGRDVWYTSLQKNGEWSPAKNIGGPVNTPDDEASPYLHANGHTLFFASEGHEGFGGYDLFFSDSTAAGWQKPENLGYPINTSDNQVALVITSDSQYGYYSLDTKRVGNQRVSRLYRFRLPTELQQKFNAANYLKGLVTDARSGKSVKANIELIDLKTGKVVQRFSTDTESGNYLTTLPNGSEWGLYVNAAGYFYKSLSFDYTQKNKAEGLQLDIKLEPMNINSFGVLSNIYFETGKADLQDKSRTELNKLIDELKLQPTLRIEIAGHTDDVGDSKQNQILSQKRAQSVVDYLISAGVPRERIRAIGFGESKPIAPNTSEENRQLNRRIEWRIW